The following nucleotide sequence is from Pseudonocardia sp. C8.
CGCCCCACACCGGCGTCGTCACCAGGTGCACGGCGGCGCCGATCAGCACCGCGCCCAGCACGAACGACGACGACAGGTCGAGCTGCCGGGTCACGTACGTCGAGATGACGATCGTGAAGATGTAGTACGAGACGTTCTCGGCGAACCGGGCCCCCATCGCCGTGAGCACCTCGCGCGGGTACTGCCGGAGGACGTCGACGATCGGCATCGCGTCCTTCTCGCCGGCCGCGGCCCGGGCGGCGGCCCTCGCCTGGGCGTCCCGGAACACCGGGGACTCCTCGACGGCGAGCCGCACGTACAGGCCGATGAACACCAGCACCGCGGAGAGCAGGAACGGGATCCGCCAGCCCCAGGCCTGGAACGCCTCCTCCGACTGCACCAGCGCCATGATCGCGAGCAGCCCGTTCGCCAGCAGCTGTCCGGCCGGCGCACCGGCCTGCGGCCAGCTGGCCCAGAACCCGCGGTGCTCGGGCCTGCCGTGCTCGGAGACGATGAGCACGGCGCCACCCCACTCGCCGCCGAGCGCGAAGCCCTGGGCCAGTCGCAGCAGGACCAGCAGGAGCGGTGCGGCGAACCCGATGGTGGCGTAACCGGGCAGCAGGCCGATCGCGAACGTCGACAGGCCCATCATGAGCAGCGAGATGACCAGCAGCTTCTTGCGGCCGATCTTGTCGCCGTAGTGGCCGAACACCAGGCCGCCCACCGGCCGGGCGACGAAGCCGACCGCGAACGTGCCGAGCGCGAGCAGCGTCCCGGTGGCGCCGTCGGAATCGGGGAAGAACACCTGCGGGAACACCAGCGCCGCGGCGACGCCGTAGAGGAAGTAGTCGTACCACTCGACCGTCGTGCCGAGCATGCTGGCCGCGACCACCCGCCCGATCGGCGTGGGACGGTCGGACGTGGACGCTCGCCCGGAGCTCCCCCGTCCTGGGATGTCGCCGGTGTGCCTGTCGGACACGGAGTCCCCCTCGTGGCGGCTGGTGCTCGGTTCGGTTCCGTCACCGTATGTCGTCAGGGTGGTGCATTTCACCCCTTCCGGCCATATCGGTGACCCGACCGAGACGTTCCCCGGCCGCACGGGTGCCGGAGCGCCGGGCCAGACTGTCCGGCATGGCCGACGACGAGTACCTGCCGTTGCCCGAGGACGCCGACCGGGTGCTGGTCGTCGTCGCCCACCCCGACGACATGGAGTACGGCGGCTCCGGGGCCGTCGCGCGCTGGACCGCGCAGGGCAAGCAGGTCGCCTACCTGCTCGTGACCCGCGGCGAGGCGGGGATCGACTCGCTGCGTCCCGACGAGTGCGCCCGCGTCCGGGAGGTCGAGCAGCGGGTGGCGTGCGCGGCCGTGGGCGTCGAGGTGTGCGAGTTCCTCGACCACCCCGACGGGCTCGTCGAGTACTCGACCGCGCTGCGCCGCGACATCGCCGCGGGGATCCGCCGGCACCGGCCGCAGCTCGTCGTCACCGGGAACCACCGGGAGGCCTGGGACGCCGAGGGCCGCTTCCTCAACCAGGCCGATCACATCGCGGTCGGGCGGGCCGTGATCGACGCCGTCCGGGACGCGGCGAACCGGTGGATCTTCCCCGGTATCGGCGGCGAGCCGTGGGCCGGTGTGCACGGCGTCGCGCTCGCCGGGTCGCCGCGGGCCCGGCACGC
It contains:
- a CDS encoding PIG-L deacetylase family protein, giving the protein MADDEYLPLPEDADRVLVVVAHPDDMEYGGSGAVARWTAQGKQVAYLLVTRGEAGIDSLRPDECARVREVEQRVACAAVGVEVCEFLDHPDGLVEYSTALRRDIAAGIRRHRPQLVVTGNHREAWDAEGRFLNQADHIAVGRAVIDAVRDAANRWIFPGIGGEPWAGVHGVALAGSPRARHAVDISDHIDAAVASLRAHEQYLAGLSGPMADPDTFLRAEAERAAARLPGATAAAVFEYLTP
- a CDS encoding MFS transporter, whose amino-acid sequence is MLGTTVEWYDYFLYGVAAALVFPQVFFPDSDGATGTLLALGTFAVGFVARPVGGLVFGHYGDKIGRKKLLVISLLMMGLSTFAIGLLPGYATIGFAAPLLLVLLRLAQGFALGGEWGGAVLIVSEHGRPEHRGFWASWPQAGAPAGQLLANGLLAIMALVQSEEAFQAWGWRIPFLLSAVLVFIGLYVRLAVEESPVFRDAQARAAARAAAGEKDAMPIVDVLRQYPREVLTAMGARFAENVSYYIFTIVISTYVTRQLDLSSSFVLGAVLIGAAVHLVTTPVWGAISDRVGRKPVYLFGAAGVGIWAFAFFFLVDTRNFALTAVAVTVGLVLHGAMYGPQAAFLSELFGTKVRYSGVSIGYQLASVFAGGLAPVIAVSLLTATGTGYAIAGYIAACSVLTIIAVALYAETRTRRLDEDHALRQG